CCTGCGTTCTCTTTGCATTGAATAGAGACCATCCAGCCCAGAAGTATGATTCATCTCTTAATGTGGTGTCCTGCGCTCTTCTTGCAACGAATAGAAACTCATCAGCAGACTCATTGTATCTTTCTACACTGTAAAGATACTCTCCATACTTGTATATGTATTCATAAGACTTTTGAATGTTGGTGTAGTTTCTCTTGAGTTCTTGAATGTATGTTTGAACTTTTCTATCATCCTTCAACTTAAGAAGTACATCTACCATTCTGCCTATAGCCTCAACAGTGTGGTTTGTAAGTCCTTTCTGTATAGTCAGCGGTAGAAGTTCTCTTTCAACAACATCCAATGCTCGCCTTAAGTCTCCTCCTTTCTCGTTAAAGAGAGATATGTAGTTGTAATACCTAACTTTTTGTAGGTCGGTTATATCTTTAAGTAGAACCAGCTTCCTTAAGGTTTCCACTGCTTTGGTATAATCTCCTTTGCCGTCGTAAGCCCAAGCCAGAACTTCGTTGAGTTGCTCGTAGATACCTGTTTCTGTATTGCTATCTACATATCTCTGAACAAGATTTATAGCGTCATCATATCTTTTGTCTCTGACATATATCCAGCCTAGATTTACAACACTAGAAACAACATACTTTCTATCCGTTCCAGTTTGGATGAGTGTTTGGTAGTATCTCTGTGCTTCATCGTTTCTCTTTAGTCTTTCATAAGATACACCAATCAAATAATACGCTCTGTCGCGGTATTTCACAGAGTTGTAGTTTGAGACAAGTTCCAAATACGACCTTATAGCAAGGTTGTAGTTTTCCGAAAGGAAGTGGGAGTATGCTATACCTTCGGTTGCATCTTCTTTAAGGCTTTTTTCAGAAACCTGCGAGTATGCAGAGATTGATGAGCGGTAATCACCAAGATTTAGATGTGCTTCTCCTAATCCAAAATAAACGAAACTTTTTGTGAATTCGTCAGATGAGTTATCAAGCAACACTCTAAAGTTTGAGACAATAGCATTGTATTTACCTCTCTTGAGTAGAAGTCTGATAAGTTCAACTACTGCTTCGTTTTTTGTGTCATTTGGTGTTGAAGAGTTTGTGATGGCTGAAATAAGTATTCTCTCAGAGACATCAGGGTCTTTGTCTTGTATAACGATAGAATACTTAAGTAAAACCTCGTAGTCATTCGTGTATTGTGAAAGTAAATTCAGAGCATCATCAACACTACCTCCTGAAACTAAAAGTTCGGATAGTTCAATCACACTTCTGGTTGAGAAGTTGCCACCTTGAGATATTGAGAATCGGTAGAACTTTATAGCATTTTCTCTATCATTCTGTGCTAGATACAGTTTTGCTAGATTGTAAGTTGCTTCATTGACCATATCTTTGATGTTAGGGTCGGGACTTATTGAAAATTCCTCAACAAGTCTTGAGAATGAGTTTATAGCGTTTTGGTTTTGACCAATAAGCATATATGCAACACCCGAGTTGAAGATAGAGTAGGGTTTTAGGTATGATTCATATTCTGCTCCTCTTTGAAAATATCTGGCGGAGTCATATACTAGGTTTGTCTGGATAGGGGTAGTACTACCTTTCTGAAAGAGAATTTTGCCGATCGTATATAGAACCTCTGGGATATACTTTGAGTTTGGGAACCTTGTTTCAAAATCCTTAAACCTAATGTACGAGTTGTCAGTATTTCCTTCGTCAAAGTATATTTTTGCAAGCCTAAACTTTATGTCCTCAATTATTGGAGCGTTTGAGTAGGTTTTTTCAGCGTTTTCTAGTATCTCTATCGCTCTTTGGTTGTTTGTAATTAGGTTGTAGGACAGTCCCATGTAGTATGCTGAAAACGGGGCATCCTCATCAACAGGATAGTTCCTTAAATACGACTCAAATGTTTTTATTGCTGACCTGTAATCTCTAGTTTCAAACTGTATTCTACCTTTTATATACACAACTTTTGCGAAATACCTTATGTATCTGTATTTGCCCTCAATCAGTGATATTGTTCTCATTGCTTCATCATACTTCCTCTGTAGATACTGCGACAGTAGTAGGTAATACAACGCATCCTGAAAATACCTACTGTTTGGATACTGCTCTACAATAATCTTAAATTGAGATTCTGAAATCATATACAGTTCGTCTTTGAACGCACCTATCCCCACACGGTAGATATTCTCATCGTTAGCAAACAGGCTAACTCCGACTAAAAGTATTGAAACTACTATTAAAACTCTCTTCATACTTCCACTCTAAGATAAGAAATTATAACAAATTTTGTGTGTCAAGTGAAAAATTAGGAGAACATAAAAACCCATTTCAGCAAGAAGAATGTTCCCTAATTTCTCATTTGATGCGTAGGAATTTCAAAATTATTTTAGTCATGAAAGTCTTTTCGCAGAAAGATTTCTTAGGTGAGGAGCTGGTAGATGTCCTAGTTGAAGGTGATTGTTTGCAGGTTATGGATAATCTACCCGATGGAGTCTTTGATATGGTTTTTATAGACCCGCCCTACTACCTTCAGCTTCCAAAGGGTAGAAAACTAAAACGATGGGAAGTTAAGACAGAAGTTGATGGTGTTAGCGAAGGGTGGGATAAGTTTGAAAACTTTGAAGAGTACGATAACTTTGTGATGAAAGTTTTGGAAAGAGTAAAGAGACTTATGAAGCCCAATGCGACTCTCTGGGTTATAGGTACGTATCATAACATACACCGTTGGGGGAGGTGTATGCAGGATATGGGTTTTTGGATATTGAACGATATTATATGGCTTAAGACTAACCCTATGCCTAACTGGCTAGGAGTAAGGTTTACCAACGCTACAGAAACACTTATATGGGCAGTAAAAGATAAAAGCGTAAAGAAATACACTTTCAACAAAGAATACGCAAAGCAGTTTGGTGTAGGGAAGGTATATGAAAATGTTTGGAGAGTACCTATATGCTCTGGAGGGGAAAGGCTAAAGGATGAGAAAGGTAGAAAGGTTCATCCGACACAGAAACCCGTTGATCTTCTGAGGAGAGTGATAATCACTTCTACGAAGGAGGGGGATCTTATACTTGACCCTATGGCTGGCATAGGAACTACAGGTTTTGTTGCTAAAATACTTAATAGACATTTTTTTATGATAGAAAAGGAGAGAACTTATGTAGAATGGACCAAGAAGAGGTTTGAAAAGTCTTTTGAGCATGGTTTATTTATTGGAATATATTAAATGCGAAGACATATTTGAGTAAGAGAATAAGTATGATATTTCTAAAATTTAGAAATTTGAGATAGAACTTCTTGAATGCTACTCACTCTAGGAAGACAACTTCTACCTATACAGATGTAGAAACCTTCTTCTTTGAAACTTTCCATCTCACTACATATCATCGTAGTATAATCACTTTTTTTAACTATAACAGTTTGAGTTGGATAATGTTTCATAATAGGCTTTATATCCTCGTTGGAGTTACCTACAATTATTATCTTTTTGACACCTTCTTTCCAAACCTCGTTACAGTGGTAAAAGA
The DNA window shown above is from Spirochaetota bacterium and carries:
- a CDS encoding tetratricopeptide repeat protein, whose product is MKRVLIVVSILLVGVSLFANDENIYRVGIGAFKDELYMISESQFKIIVEQYPNSRYFQDALYYLLLSQYLQRKYDEAMRTISLIEGKYRYIRYFAKVVYIKGRIQFETRDYRSAIKTFESYLRNYPVDEDAPFSAYYMGLSYNLITNNQRAIEILENAEKTYSNAPIIEDIKFRLAKIYFDEGNTDNSYIRFKDFETRFPNSKYIPEVLYTIGKILFQKGSTTPIQTNLVYDSARYFQRGAEYESYLKPYSIFNSGVAYMLIGQNQNAINSFSRLVEEFSISPDPNIKDMVNEATYNLAKLYLAQNDRENAIKFYRFSISQGGNFSTRSVIELSELLVSGGSVDDALNLLSQYTNDYEVLLKYSIVIQDKDPDVSERILISAITNSSTPNDTKNEAVVELIRLLLKRGKYNAIVSNFRVLLDNSSDEFTKSFVYFGLGEAHLNLGDYRSSISAYSQVSEKSLKEDATEGIAYSHFLSENYNLAIRSYLELVSNYNSVKYRDRAYYLIGVSYERLKRNDEAQRYYQTLIQTGTDRKYVVSSVVNLGWIYVRDKRYDDAINLVQRYVDSNTETGIYEQLNEVLAWAYDGKGDYTKAVETLRKLVLLKDITDLQKVRYYNYISLFNEKGGDLRRALDVVERELLPLTIQKGLTNHTVEAIGRMVDVLLKLKDDRKVQTYIQELKRNYTNIQKSYEYIYKYGEYLYSVERYNESADEFLFVARRAQDTTLRDESYFWAGWSLFNAKRTQDAITVFNEFVSISKSTRVPSVLLTLGDLMVNQRRFQEARNYYQRIVNEFKNSPEYNEAVIRLSRIASRRDDTQTTQRITQPTNQTQPPKQEDRKEKSLDEIISSLESVSKSRDKDSASRAKFELAMIYKSQRDYQKALNLLQQITEEVYNETSAMAQFEIGEILRINGDYHRAWKEYVKVIYIYKDFKDVVVKSMYYTIFCYIQIREYEQARKMYEKMVREFYKNSWTEKAKDLIDRIQ
- a CDS encoding DNA methyltransferase, whose amino-acid sequence is MKVFSQKDFLGEELVDVLVEGDCLQVMDNLPDGVFDMVFIDPPYYLQLPKGRKLKRWEVKTEVDGVSEGWDKFENFEEYDNFVMKVLERVKRLMKPNATLWVIGTYHNIHRWGRCMQDMGFWILNDIIWLKTNPMPNWLGVRFTNATETLIWAVKDKSVKKYTFNKEYAKQFGVGKVYENVWRVPICSGGERLKDEKGRKVHPTQKPVDLLRRVIITSTKEGDLILDPMAGIGTTGFVAKILNRHFFMIEKERTYVEWTKKRFEKSFEHGLFIGIY